One Echeneis naucrates chromosome 4, fEcheNa1.1, whole genome shotgun sequence genomic window, GAGTCTGTCCGAGGTGTCCGGTAGAACGAATGCTGATGACTGTCAGCAGAAAGGGAGGGGGCGCTGAGCGGCAACGCAAAGCACTCTGGGACTTGTAGTATTTGTGGTGTATGCGCTATATGCTGACGGGCCAGCTCTAAAACATACTTGATATAATTACATCGACGGAAAACCATGAAAACTATCACGCTCAGGTTGAGTGAAGTTTCCAGGAAGTGACAGTTAATCAGCAGGCTGCACCAAGAGAAACAACTTCAACCATAAAGATCAAAAATCCAAACAGCTTCTTTATGTAAACATGATGGAAACCAGTTAATGAACTAGAGAAGGTTTGActgcaggatgatgatgatgaagaaaaccAGCTTCATGTTGTCACTGATGTTTATTAAAACTTTCAGTTCACACGATGAGAATCATTAAAGACATGGacatcagtttgtgttgaagcttctgatgatgaaacattggcacaaaataatttttgcagcacaacaggaagtgatgtcatgtTGTGACAAACAGTGAAGCCTGAGACATTTTTACAAACAACTAACTTTGGTTGTTGACAAAATGCACTATAAGGTtcagttgcaaaaaaaaaaaaaaaaagagagtgccCAGATTCTGTAAAACAATCTGAATAAAAGTTTCAGAAACAGGCAGCTGGTTTATTTCTAAGGCAGAAAATCACCTGAAGTCCTGCAGGACAAGGCCCAGGACTGGAACTAATTAGTGTCCTGGTTTGgtgtaaacacagaaaatgaaggTAAATGAAGCAGctcctgaaatgaaaatgttgagtTTATTCCAGTTTGTGTTGAAACAGAATGAAGACTCCACCTCTGAGGACAACACTGTAACTGTGATGgctaataattatatatatatatatatatatatatatatatatatatatatagacagatGTATAGACAGATCCAGGATATCCTGGTCTGGCAGGACTACCTGATCTCAATTTGTAGTCGGGGCATTAAgtaaagtacatttttaaagcCCTTTGTTGTTTGGAGACATTCCCTTTGCTCTTTAGTTAAATTCATGTTGCTGTTAAATAACCCTGTCTCTCAAACTTGATGAATCACCTGGACCAGAACATACACCTGACCTGAAGGACACAAGACACGTGTTGTAAACAAGAAcaaattgtgttgttttcactgaGAGGATATCTGAGGACGTCTCTCAGTTAGCACCGTCAGGCATTAATCAGTTTAAATCTTTGACTGCTGCATTCAGAGCTTTGAGCTTTGTGCTAAATGCTAAGGCCTGCGTGTTGAAGTATGCAGGGTTAGCAGGCTAACATGCTAACAAACTATCCTGGATGATTTTGGATCAGTGGATGTGGATCTGGTTCAGGGGTCACTGGACTGTTTGATGGATCATCTGCTGCAGAGTCCATGCAGAGCGGAACAGGTTGTCTCTGGACAATGTCACTCTTCTACATCATCTCCACCTGCCTGCAGCATAGCAACTGGTCCTGCTGCCGGTCCGAGCTCATCTGCTCCAGGTAGGCAGACAGCAGGAGGGTAGGAGGCAGAaactcttcctgtttgtttatcaCCTCAGTTTGACGTGAACCGTTGGAGCTGGTGCCTGAAGATCCAAAAACAACCGTCAGACTGTTCATGTGACACAGTCACTAAACGCCACAGATCCAGACTCAACTGGATGACGATGGAAGacaaaggatttaaaaaaaaaacaaacaaacaaaaactgttcacATGTGGATTAAAATCAACATCAGACAGATGGTAAACCTGAACAGGACACTTCTAACAGACGATATTTTCAGAAATTCACTTGAATTCGTTTTCACTCACTTgcagagaccaggtccatgtACTGGCAGATGGCATGAAGCAGCAGACGCTCAAAACTGGTTTTACAgacaagagaaaagagatgactcacacagacgcacaaataTGTCAGTCTTTGTTCAGTCCTTTTTGTCTTCACTCTCCTCGTGTGTGGAAATGATGTGATTGGACAGTTTGATCTACAGGAAACATCATCAGGACATGAATGTATGCGTTTGTGAGGGGGGCTGTGTTCTTTCTTTCCTGAAAGGTCTCCTGACTTCTTCTTCATCTCAGAATTCAGTAGTAGACTTTgacctctaaccctaacccatccttCATTTCCaacactaaaaataaacagagtTTCTGATCTTAATGTCACAAAACTGTAACCAGAGAGACGAGTCTCCTGTTGGCTCTAAATCTGGATTTCACAGacagaatattttttgtttctttgtgaatATATGTTGATGAAGCTGAATAGTTCTCCCCAAACGTGATATGTAAAAGATGCGTACCTGCTGCTGAGGTTGGTTGTGTAAACTGAACGAGGCTGTGTGTTGAAGAAGCTCAGTAGATTTTTCTCCAGCGCTTCGAGAATTCCCTGTGAGgacacaaacaatgaaaacgTCGGTCCTTGAGGCGTTGCGCCGGCCAGAAAATATTCATGTTCAGGAAATTGAAATCGGAAAAACTGAACGTCTTATGAAAGGTGTGTCGTACTGTAATCACCTGAATTGAAAACAAACTCCCTGTTAGCTGCTGAGCCGATTTTGCCTAACTGATGCATCCAGGTCGGCTGATTCAGAGCCagaatcagctgtttgtttgaaaGTCATGAATCCTCATAAAGTCTTTACGTTCACTTAgagcagaggtctccagctccagtcctggagggatactgtcctgcatgttttagatgtttcctgctccaacacacctgatatcaaatgatcagctcgtcatcaagctccGCTaaggtctgatcaggagtcagggtgtgttggagcaggaaacatgtaaaacatgcaggacagcaGCTCTCCAAACCTGAGTAGTATTCAAGGTAGGAGGTTCTAGAAACCAAGTCTATCTGATTCCAAAACAGCTGATCGGAGTTGGTTCacatcatctcatttaatagcccactgaacaaatgaacacatcatacaatgtGTACCTACcgatttttattgaagtaattcaaaaagtgatgtgtacatgaatgaaataaaatgtactaatttaaaaaaaaaaagagataaacatttgaattctgcttagccaagagaaagaaggcagaggcccgAAAAACAAGTGGAGCTGCCACACCACCTCTGGGTCaccccccaggacacaagtgcctacattaagtgtgtgtgtgtatatatatatatatatatatatatatatatatacacacacacacacacacacacacacacacacatacatacaataataataataataataataaaaaacaaacaaacaaccaaaggGTTCCAGTGCTACAAACAAGACCTGACGTTGAAATGCTGTGCTGTTGCAGGTAAACAACACACCTGTCAGGGATTAGCCCCTCCCACTTTTAAACTGGGGGGGCAGTTCCAACATTGAACAGACTGTGGATCTGGACCAACTCACCATGGGGATCTGCCTCCTCCTCAGAGTGGCTCTGAGCCGCCGGTCGATTCTCTGGAAACAGTCCTGAGCACTGAAGGCAGGATCAACTGTGAAGAGACGAGCGAGCGTGAAACAAGAGACGTTAAACAACCATCACGATACTGACGCCAGCTCTCACCATTCCTCAGGTCTCTGGGGAGCTGGCTGGAGGTCTTCCTCTTGGCCTCCTCCTGTTCCAGCTCAGACAGcagcctctcctgctcctccccgGAGCAGTTCATGAAGTCACTCCAGGGCTGCAGGACGACAAGGAAAGTCATGAAATAGTCGTATTCCTCCAGTCTGTTTCACCTTCTCAGGTCAGACTGTGCTGTTAGTTCATGTAGCCGTTAGGCAGGAAGTGGCAACTGTTAGTCTGTGGTTTGGTTAAGCTACATTTTGATCTAAATATGGACCCAGGCTATTTGTTATTTCCTTAGACACCAGCCCCCTTGATTAGAAActgtttaatgttcatttatcaagaaattagattttataATTTGGCTGTTCCATATATTTACAGACTGACAGCGAAGAGGTGACTCCTGCAGAAAGAAGAGCAGCCATGTTGGAACATAGATTCTCACCTCGATGTAGTTACCGTTGGTGCAGGCCTCGGTGAAGATGGACGGGATGGCCGGGTTACTGCATACCTCCAGATCATCTTTGGAGCACTCGTCCTTCTCAGCAAGGTTAGCAAGATACCGAgctggtggagagagagagagagagagaagagacggaGGACAAAAACTTAaatgacagaaggaaaaaatcACCAGGTCTCTCCTGGAGGAGGGAGACCATCAGGTCTTAGTTCAGAAGCAGCAAACTTACTGTTCTCCTGCCGACGCAGACTCTTCTTGCCTTTGGCTCGGGGGATGAGGTCGGAGTTGCGGATGGCTTTGTTGATGAAGAATTGCTTCTTTTTGGTGGGAGACACTCGCTTGGCAGGAGAGCTGGGCAGTGAGATGCATTTACGTTCCTCTATCAGGCTGGGAAAACAGTAGAATGTGACTTCAGTTAGATCTTGTGAATTTTGATAACAGAATAGGACTTTTTATATTATACTTATACTTATTATAAAACTAATAATTTGTGGGTAGTCATTCACTTTAAGCGCTCTGTAAACTGAAAAGATTCACCCTCTGTAAGCaatagcacagaaaaaaattgcatcaCTGGCATAATTCAGGGTTCTGATGGCCCACGGATagaagcagtttttcttttggtcCTTCTTTTCAGAGACTGCCTGCCTGATGGCAGCAAGTTAAACAGATTTTGACCGCGGTGGGAGATGGCTGCAGGTTCTCCAGGAGGGCAGACGGCATCTGATGATctcttctgctctcttcttctgttaCCCTCTGCAGCCTAGCCCTGTCTGATAAGTATGATTTGAACCAGCTTAGTGCAACtcctttgatttcatttcatgtttcagcctttgtaaTAGATTATTATGGTCTGTGGTGTCagaagcagcactaagatctaacaggACAGTATGGAGGCCAATTCGTTGTCTTTGGTAACTTTTACCAGAGCTGTTTCTGTGATGGAATCTAAAACCTGCAGATGGTCACAAAATTGGGTTGCAACAgttttttcaagaattttggaaatgaaagggaggttaGATATGAGCCCATAATCAGGCCAAACATCTGGATCAGGATTAGTATTTTTGTGCAACATAGCCGAGAGATAAACTCACACTGATCAGATCCAGAATATACATTCGAggaaaacatctttaaacagcCTGGTAGGTATCAGGCCCAAAAGCCCagttgatggtttagatgatgagactatagaaagCACCTCAGGGAGGTTTAATagtgaaacacaaagcaggtgTCTCACTGGATTCAGACAGCAGTCCTGCAGTGTGTcgtttttgtgttgttcagaAAGAGGCTCGGAATCGGCGGTGTGTGTGGTTGCCTTGCTGGCATCACCGGCCCGACGACCAGCCGGGAGAGCCCGTGTTCTGCGTATGTGGTCGGCAATATTGTCCGGTGATCCTGGAGGGTGTGAAGAGTCCCACgaaataaacaaagagctgCGGCGAACTGAAGCTCCGTCAGCACGTCTGAGGACACTTTGTCTGCTGTCTTGTCGTGTGGAGCCGACAAAGTGACGCTTCACAGCGGCTAACGGCTAACGGGCTGGTACCTACAGCCCGTTTAGCCGAACATTACGATGTAAACCGAACCGGTGACCGAGAGGTGatctgggttagggttaggaaggAGGAAGGATCGGAGGAAGAACAGACAGCAAACATCTGCCGATGCTAATTAAAGCTAACTAGCTCGTTAATTGATGGCTAATGCTAGTTAGCTCGCTGATGGAGCAGACTTGTAAATGTCACTCACATTAAATCCTGCTCGTCGCTGCTGTCGGTCAGAACCACCATGTTACCGAGCAGagccggtccggtccggtccgtATTTGTCCGGTCAAAGATgggacagaaacacagatcTCCCACTCTGACGGACAAAGACCTGGACTTCTgaatccagttttattttcagactttggtggaagaagaaacatttttccactctggacaggtctccagtccatcacagagacagaccaacaaccactcagacctgcggacagtTTCGAGTCACTACCgaacccaaacaggatggacggaggaagaaacccacacaaaacaGACATGTCGACATATGAACGCATTGTAGTGACCGTCTTACCTGATCAACAATCTTTgagacacaaaactaaaaaaaatccctgtcatgatttcaaaataaaggctcTGCCTCATCCATTGTCTTAATCCTTCAGATTAAAGGTTTTCCAGTATGAAAATGTGAGGTAAAAGTTAGTCCTCACTCACACTGACGGGCTACTCCTTAAACACACTTCAACAACGCCACCTCCTATGAAGGGGCAGGAGGAACCCTCAAATCTTTAATGTGATTATCTGTATATGGTGTGACCCATCTTAAATTCCCCGAACAGGACCAATTTAATCAGAGGCGTAgcttgtattaaaaaaaaaatgttggctttATTAAAATATAGACATGTAAAACCTAAATGAATAAAAGgcatgaggaaaaataaaaacactcaaatgcaaaaaaaaaaaaatggttgaatgccctaaaaaaataaacaaaaggtcGAGTCAGCTGTACACAGCAACCAGGGACAGCTGTGGGAGACGAGATGGACAGAGGAAACCCCAACATGCGCTCCAATCTTAAATAACcaatttcacacaaaaaagcatGCAGTGTTTTAACCAAATATGTATAATCACCACAAAGTGCCACCCGTGCAGTCCCACCACAGAGAAGAGGCAGTGTGACAGTGTGGGCCCGGCCTTGAACAaagtcaaactgtaaaaaaacaaatagaggACAAACGTTAGTTATCAACCATAAACTAAAATCTCTAAAATAAATGCCTCACACCCAGAACATAAAACCCATGAACTGAACAAGCCAACACTATGATAAAACTATTTCGGCATAAAAGAACAGGACTGTGGAAACAGTGCTAGCCTGGTCTTTACACAGGTGCAAGACAACTCCTATAATGACATTAACGTGGGAGGGCAGGCAAACATCCAGTTCATCACCTCGGGTGAGAGGGAGCACTGACAGGCTGAAGCCTGGTCACATGACCACAGGCAACCAATCCAGGCTCTcccatgtgtgcatgtttcctTAACATTAGTTTCACTGGCAGACAGTCTTGTTGTCCTGTTGTCGTTGGACACACAATTGCTGAAGAGCCAGAAGGAAACAAAGCAGGTCTATTTCTGAAGGAGATTCAGTGTGATCAGGAAACACAGAGCCgtctgtctctgagctctgtgatggggaaacagaagaaaactgcaCAGATAGAAGGTGGGACAGACGCTCCTCAGATCATCATGGTGAAGAAATGTGTCCCCATGCTGAGGACCGTGAGGTCAAAGGAACAGAGGACAATTATCAGCAGATCCACCATAGACAAGGGGACAACATGTGAGACTTTAGGGAACAGAATGAAGATCTGTGTAAACCTGATGCCTGTTTTAGCTTCaaccagggaggaggaggaggaggaggagagggagcaggtggaggagaagaaacaggaggaagaagaaaaattcaTCTGTCAATGTGACGAGAAATCAAAGTCAGTCAACAGCTGTTATTTCGTTCCTGAGACCAGACCAGCTTCTCAGAGCTGTGACCTCCTGTTAGCTCCGCCCTCCCTCACCTCACCTGGGAAAACAAATTCTACGTCAAAGGTCCCACCTGCAGGAGGAGGCCCTGCCGCTCTGATGGACAGGCCCTGGATGGATGACCTGCTCTTCTCCAACAGTGTAAGACATTTTGacctctctgctcctccaacATTTCCTCTAAGAAGATTCAATGACATGAGACAAAAAGCTCTGTACAGGTTGAAGTTTGGACCTGAACCCTGACTGGGCTCCTCTGTCCTCAGAGATCGGACCAGTTTCGTCtccatcatgtctctgtgtccAGTCTGGAAGACCTGCTGCAGACGGTCACACAGaagctgctgaggaggaggagtagagCTGACGAAGGTTCGGGAACACCAGCCCAGTCTGATCCGAAACGGGAGGGGGCGACGGACCAACATGTGCATTAGGTCAATTATCAGACCAAGGTGATTCTATTATTACATCATCGGCATGAGACAAAGTAATCCAGCACCACGGGGGTCTGCAGGTGGTTAGAATATATCAGTGTttagtgttgttgtttattgtgtattttatcaTTCTATAACTGATAAAATGTCCTCACAGCTCCTCTGACTGTGAAGTGAAGCATTGTCTCTTTTGAaacagtgaagcagcagcaccaacatcTGCGGACGGATTCAGGAAGAGCAGCCTTCGTCCTcgtcatcatcctcctcttcctcctgcagatGGACCCACACTCATCATCACCATGAGGAAAACCAACCAGACATTGACCACAACGCAGTAATGTGTCACAAACAGCTAACTGGAATCAGAAAtacagcagatttttatttcccTCCAGGCAACAACAGAAGTTTTCTCCGCACTTCAGGTTGTGACGGAGAACATTTGATCAGTGTGACGTTTTCTTTCAgggtttgacttttttttttttttttaaaatgcaaaattaattTGTCTGACTCAAAACCAGCTTTAAGAACAGGGAGGTTCAAAAATAATCCAGAAACTTCacatcaattaaaaaacaacaaaaacacattgttgtTTACAGCTCAGTTTGAATACAATTCATTATCTGCCTGATGATtagatagacagacacacagacacagatagacatatagatagataggtagataAAGTAGAAACAACATGAAGTGACAGTTTCCTACATGTGACaaaatgtgacataaaaaaataaaataaaaaatgacagaaaatagaGACAATAAAGTGCAGTAAATCTTTATAGTTCCATCTAACACATTCACTTCAGTCTAAGTGCTGAGACCTGAAGCCCTGAGGGAAGCCCCCCCGGTGGTAGTGGGTGGGGGGCACTATCAGTGGCTGCACCTCCATCAATCTTAATCATGTATTATATTCCTGGATTATATTCTCGGACAGATTACATACAGTTGAACACAGTGAAGGTTTTAAAGCTACAGATCCATGAAGGCACCCACGACAAATCAGGAACCCATCAGAGTTTCTTCAGCTGCAGGTTCAGGTCTGAAGTTCTGTCCTGGGGGAGTCACAGGCAGCTGTCCTGCCTGTTGTCTCCCACCATAAAAAGTGCAGTTGGGTCTTTTCTGGatctctctcttctgtgtttggatttgttggACTTGTTGGACATGCTGGACTCTCCCTGACCGGCTCCACAGCCTCCCCCCTGACCCGTCTGAAGGGTCTCCCCCTCTGGGGGGGGTAAACCGGTCAAGGCCatgctgctgccccccccagATTCCTCCTGGTTAGCTTCCTGTCTGGACTTTCCCTCCTTCAGTTTGCTGTCGCTAACTCCCTGATATGGAGGCGGGGCTGTGATCGGTGGCTGTGATTggatggtgggggggttgaTCCTGGCGGGCAGAGCAGTCAAGTTGCTCTGTGGGGTCCCGTTGCTGATGGCAACTTCTGTGAGGTCATCAGTCTGTTCTTTGGCGAAGTTGATGAACACCTGCAGAAATGAAGTAGTTTCCAGTCATGACTGAATAACCTGATCCAACAGCTGATAATCACCATCCTCACCTGATCCAAGGTGGTCTGGGACACGGAGAAGTCCAGGATGCCCAGCTGCTCGTGGTTGTTGCCCAGCAGGTTGAAGATCCGGGCCAGACTACAAGTGTGAGCTGGCAGCTGGTACTGCAGCACGCTGTGGTGCTGCTCCCTCAGCTCAGCGCTCGGAAAACTGCCGCGCATGAAGGCGCCAACGGGACACGATTCTGGAGAGGATGAGTCTGGACGAGACAAGTCAGGACAGGACGAGTCCGACAGACGCAGGATGACGGTGTAACCATCACCAAACCTGAGACAACATTTAGACAATACACAATTGTGTAtgaacactgaaaacacagaaagaaagaatgtttcCTTCCCTGTGTCCTTAGACCCTGTCTCCTTGGATCTTTTCTCCTTAGGaactgaatgactgactgacagaaggtCAGCTGGACCTTCAGGTGCGCTCACCTGTTCTTCAGGTGTTGGACGGATCCAAGACACTGGAAGCGTCCATTGACCATGATGGCCATGCGGCTGCAGAGTGCCTCACACTCCTCCATGCTGACAAAGGAACAGAGTCATTATCATGATCGCACTGAAGGAATGTCCAGCCTGACTCAACTTACCTGTGGGAGGTGAGAACTACAGCTCTTCCCTCTTTGGTGACACTCAGGATGCAGTTCCACAAAAACCTCTTGGCTTTGGGATCCATCCCAGTGGTGGGTTCatcctgacaggaagtgaacagGTTGATTAAAAACCTGCATTTATGTTGgattaatgattaatgagaATGACGATGACGACGACAATGATGATTCAAACATTCATGTCAAGTGTTTTAAATGGCCTCCTCTAATCAGCAACAGGTGATGCCATCAGGCCTGAACATATTTGACTGATTGCTCAGAGTCTGATCCTCACCAGGAAGATGACAGACGGCGCACCGATGAGGGCGATGGCGGTGGAAAGCTTTCTCTTGTTGCCCCCGCTGTAGCCCCCGGCCTCCCGCTCAGCATACTGCGTCAGCCCCAGTTTCCTCACCCCCCACTGGGCCACCTGTGGGATAACCGAGAACACACTCCCTCGATCAGAAGACTCCAAGTCCATATGAAATCAGGATTTGACCACAGGCAGATCCAAACTGAGAGGTTTAGATCTGGTCTTGTTTCTTTGACTTTATTATGCTTGATGGTTCTTTAGTTAATATTGTGCAGTGCTTTCGTGGTTATGGAGGTTTATTTAAATGATCATGTATCAGTGAAAATGACCTTGAATTTAAAAACCACTTGCATTCCTCAAAGTTCAGATTCGTCCCCGACAGGAAAGAAAAGTACGTTAGTGTGAATGCTGACGCTGTATTTGGGTAAACACAAGCTTCTTTTGTAGCAGTTCAAGCATCAACATATGTTTGGATCAGATGGAAGGACGTGTCTGTTCCTTTAAGGTACCTTAGCAACAGAATCCTCTCGAACGCCTCGCAGGCGAGCGTACAGCTCCAGGTGTTCCCGCCCTGTCAGCAGGTCACTGATGGCGTCAAACTGTGGACAGTAACCCATCAGCTGGTGGACATGCTCCATGTCTGTCagcacactgagacacacacacacacacacacacacacacaccacattaTTGAATCACCTAACACTATTTCTCCGTTTCTCTGCTGATCATAATAATCCAGGCAGCAGATCCACTGCTGCAATTACACTAAACATGTGGACCACTTCCATTACTTCCGCTTCCTGTTGATGACTGCATCAGTGACACTGAGTCTCCTCCTGTTTGTTAAGCAAAGAGTGTCAGAACGTCGGTGAGGCGGAGCTCTTCCTACCTATAGCGGTTAAGGAAGGCGTCGCCACAGGTAACAGGCGTGTCTCCAGTCAACATGCGAAAGGTCGAGGTCTTCCCAGCTCCGTTCACCCCCAGTAGGCCAAAAcactggaggacacacacaacaacacaacgtTGGGGTACTGTTGGGAAAGCATCACAACCTGCGACATCAAACACAATGTGTTCTGTCACTGCTCCCCCAACTCTGAGAAGTCCCGTATGTGATCCTCGACGATCTGAAACAGGCTCCAAATATCACAGAGCCTGATAAGTCTGCAGGACATCTGTGTGGAAATCAAACCTTTGACCTCAACAGAACTTGTCCAGCTGCACTGATACAACGTGTTCTTCATCTCTGCAGGAGCAGGATCCTGTGGAGGAGTTAACAACAGTCCAAAACCAGTACAGAGGACCAGACCTTGGACCCAGATGTGGTCCATAAAGTGGACTCTGCTGATCTTTATCTGCAGCAAATGACTCAGCGTGGCGCTGTCTCACCTCACCACGAGGAATCCCGAGGCAGAGCCGATCCACTGCTGGcttccttcctgttttataCACCTAAGAAACACATAGAAAAGTGAGGCATTCACTGTCTGTGGGATCCAGACTCCCACCTGTGAGGTTACTGCTTTAATACTCTTCTGTTAATGAAAACAGGATCACATTCTGTTCCAAGGAAGAAACAGGTACATCTGTGGCTGTTTATGAACGAGGCAGAGCCAGACCTGCATTATGTGCGATGGACAGTCTATGACCTTGGATCTCACCTTGCTCAGGTCAATCATGGACAGGATGTCTGACTGGGCTTTGCCACTTttcaccctctgtctctctctggaaACGTCCTCATCCTCTGGACCAAGAGGCGCCATTTCAGGCTCCGCCCACCACCGCCtgcacaaagacatgcacaAACAGGAGGGATCACTCGAACGCATTACTGCTGCCTGTTTCTCTAGAGAAAAATTCActgattcattattttatatatcTCTAAAACCACGATTCTATCATTAAAACGTTTTTTAAGCTATT contains:
- the r3hdm4 gene encoding R3H domain-containing protein 4 — its product is MVVLTDSSDEQDLILIEERKCISLPSSPAKRVSPTKKKQFFINKAIRNSDLIPRAKGKKSLRRQENTRYLANLAEKDECSKDDLEVCSNPAIPSIFTEACTNGNYIEPWSDFMNCSGEEQERLLSELEQEEAKRKTSSQLPRDLRNVDPAFSAQDCFQRIDRRLRATLRRRQIPMGILEALEKNLLSFFNTQPRSVYTTNLSSSFERLLLHAICQYMDLVSASTSSNGSRQTEVINKQEEFLPPTLLLSAYLEQMSSDRQQDQLLCCRQVEMM